Proteins encoded together in one Impatiens glandulifera chromosome 1, dImpGla2.1, whole genome shotgun sequence window:
- the LOC124910608 gene encoding histone H2A-like translates to MEGGNKSKRGFRKGGEKKKSISRSVKAGLQFPVGRIGRFLKQGRYGKRVGRGAPVYLAAVLEYLAAEVLELAGIAATDNKKSRITPRHLQLAVRNDEELGKLLAGVTFAYGGVLPNINPVLLPKKKDKAAAEEEETDNSPSKAKVVSTKGKKSPRKAAAAI, encoded by the exons ATGGAGGGTGGTAACAAGTCTAAGAGAGGTTTTAGAAAGGGCGGTGAAAAGAAGAAATCGATTTCAAGGTCGGTCAAGGCCGGTCTTCAGTTTCCGGTGGGTAGGATCGGGCGGTTCTTGAAGCAAGGTCGTTATGGTAAGCGTGTTGGAAGAGGAGCTCCTGTTTACCTAGCAGCTGTTCTCGAGTATCTTGCGGCTGag gTTCTTGAGTTGGCTGGGATTGCGGCTACAGATAACAAGAAGAGTAGGATAACTCCAAGACATCTTCAATTGGCCGTGAGAAATGATGAAGAGCTTGGGAAGCTTCTTGCAGGGGTAACATTTGCTTATGGTGGTGTCTTGCCCAATATTAACCCTGTCCTTCTTCCCAAGAAGAAAGACAAGGCCGCGGCCGAGGAGGAGGAAACAGATAATTCTCCATCCAAGGCTAAGGTGGTCAGTACCAAGGGCAAGAAGTCACCTAGAAAGGCAGCTGCGGCAATTTAa